One genomic window of Dama dama isolate Ldn47 chromosome 7, ASM3311817v1, whole genome shotgun sequence includes the following:
- the LOC133059719 gene encoding BOLA class I histocompatibility antigen, alpha chain BL3-7-like isoform X3 encodes MRLQFSLPLGAPFLKNQSASPRSPPTRPDASSQTQRLRVMGPRTLLLLLSGILVLTETRAGSHSLRYFLTAVSRPGLGEPRFITVGYVDDTQFVRFDSDAPNPRMEPRALWVEQEGPEYWDQQTRIAEDVAQSFRANLNTLRGYYNQSEAGSHTLQWVYGCYVGPDGRLLRGYEQLGYDGRDYLALNEDLRSWTAADTAAQITKRKWEAAGVAEEHRNYLEGGCGEWLLRYLENGKDTLLRADPPKAHVTHHPISDREVTLRCWAMGFYPEEISLTWQHSGEDQTQDMELVETRPSGDKTFQKWAALVVPSGEEQRYTCRVHHEGLQEPLTLRWEPPQTSFLTVGIIVGLVLLMVAVVAGAVIWRKKRSGEKGRIYTRAASSDSAQSSDVSLTVPKGEILEGLDWKGDWGRGDTLGSWDL; translated from the exons ATGCGGCTCCAGTTCTCATTGCCACTGGGTGCCCCGTTTCTAAAAAACCAATCAGCGTCTCCGCGGTCTCCACCGACCCGCCCAGATGCTTCTTCCCAGACCCAGAGGCTGCGAGTCATGGGGCCGCGAACCCTTCTCCTGCTCCTTTCGGGGATCCTGGTCCTGACCGAGACCCGGGCTG gctcCCACTCCCTGAGGTATTTCCTCACCGCCGTGTCCCGGCCCGGCCTTGGGGAGCCCCGCTTCATCACCGTCGGCTACGTGGACGACACGCAGTTCGTGCGGTTCGACAGCGACGCCCCGAATCCGAGGATGGAGCCGCGGGCGCTGTGGGTGGAGCAGGAGGGACCCGAGTATTGGGATCAGCAGACGCGGATAGCCGAGGACGTCGCACAGAGTTTCCGAGCGAACCTGAACACCCTGCGCGGCTACTACAACCAGAGCGAGGCCG GGTCTCACACCCTCCAGTGGGTGTACGGCTGCTACGTGGGGCCGGACGGGCGTCTCCTCCGCGGGTACGAGCAGCTCGGCTATGATGGCAGAGATTACCTCGCCCTGAACGAGGACCTGCGCTCCTGGACCGCGGCGGACACGGCGGCTCAGATCACCAAGCGCAAGTGGGAGGCGGCAGGTGTTGCGGAGGAACACAGGAACTACCTGGAGGGCGGGTGCGGCGAGTGGCTCCTCAGATACCTGGAGAACGGGAAGGACACGCTGCTGCGCGCAG ACCCTCCAAAGGCACATGTGACCCATCACCCCATCTCTGACCGTGAGGTCACCCTGAGGTGCTGGGCCATGGGCTTCTACCCTGAGGAGATCTCACTGACCTGGCAGCACAGTGGGGAGGACCAGACCCAGGACATGGAGCTTGTGGAGACCAGGCCTTCAGGGGACAAGACCTTCCAGAAGTGGGCGGCCCTGGTGGTGCCTTCTGGAGAGGAGCAGAGATACACATGCCGTGTGCATCACGAGGGGCTTCAGGAGCCCCTCACCCTGAGATGGG AACCTCCTCAGACCTCCTTCCTCACTGTGGGCATCATTGTTGGCCTGGTTCTCCTCATGGTGGCTGTGGTGGCTGGAGCTGTGATCTGGAGGAAGAAGCGCTCAg GTGAAAAAGGACGGATCTACACCCGGGCTGCAA GCAGTGACAGTGCCCAGAGCTCTGATGTGTCTCTCACGGTTCCTAAAGGTGAGATCCTGGAGGGTCTAGATTGGAAGGGGGATTGGGGCAGAGGGGACACATTGGGCAGCTGGGATCTTTGA
- the LOC133059719 gene encoding BOLA class I histocompatibility antigen, alpha chain BL3-7-like isoform X4: MRLQFSLPLGAPFLKNQSASPRSPPTRPDASSQTQRLRVMGPRTLLLLLSGILVLTETRAGSHSLRYFLTAVSRPGLGEPRFITVGYVDDTQFVRFDSDAPNPRMEPRALWVEQEGPEYWDQQTRIAEDVAQSFRANLNTLRGYYNQSEAGEQRGPGSRSRPPSPGTGGVAPSLQVRGSPQHCGTRPAPPPGRSRRDLTRDYLALNEDLRSWTAADTAAQITKRKWEAAGVAEEHRNYLEGGCGEWLLRYLENGKDTLLRADPPKAHVTHHPISDREVTLRCWAMGFYPEEISLTWQHSGEDQTQDMELVETRPSGDKTFQKWAALVVPSGEEQRYTCRVHHEGLQEPLTLRWEPPQTSFLTVGIIVGLVLLMVAVVAGAVIWRKKRSGEKGRIYTRAASSDSAQSSDVSLTVPKV; this comes from the exons ATGCGGCTCCAGTTCTCATTGCCACTGGGTGCCCCGTTTCTAAAAAACCAATCAGCGTCTCCGCGGTCTCCACCGACCCGCCCAGATGCTTCTTCCCAGACCCAGAGGCTGCGAGTCATGGGGCCGCGAACCCTTCTCCTGCTCCTTTCGGGGATCCTGGTCCTGACCGAGACCCGGGCTG gctcCCACTCCCTGAGGTATTTCCTCACCGCCGTGTCCCGGCCCGGCCTTGGGGAGCCCCGCTTCATCACCGTCGGCTACGTGGACGACACGCAGTTCGTGCGGTTCGACAGCGACGCCCCGAATCCGAGGATGGAGCCGCGGGCGCTGTGGGTGGAGCAGGAGGGACCCGAGTATTGGGATCAGCAGACGCGGATAGCCGAGGACGTCGCACAGAGTTTCCGAGCGAACCTGAACACCCTGCGCGGCTACTACAACCAGAGCGAGGCCGGTGAGCAACGTGGGCCCGGGTCCAGGTCACGACCCCCATCCCCAGGGACCGGCGGGGTCGCCCCGAGTCTGCAGGTCCGAGGGTCACCCCAACACTGCGGAACACGCCCGGCACCCCCACCCGGGAGGAGCCGCAGGGACTTGACCAG AGATTACCTCGCCCTGAACGAGGACCTGCGCTCCTGGACCGCGGCGGACACGGCGGCTCAGATCACCAAGCGCAAGTGGGAGGCGGCAGGTGTTGCGGAGGAACACAGGAACTACCTGGAGGGCGGGTGCGGCGAGTGGCTCCTCAGATACCTGGAGAACGGGAAGGACACGCTGCTGCGCGCAG ACCCTCCAAAGGCACATGTGACCCATCACCCCATCTCTGACCGTGAGGTCACCCTGAGGTGCTGGGCCATGGGCTTCTACCCTGAGGAGATCTCACTGACCTGGCAGCACAGTGGGGAGGACCAGACCCAGGACATGGAGCTTGTGGAGACCAGGCCTTCAGGGGACAAGACCTTCCAGAAGTGGGCGGCCCTGGTGGTGCCTTCTGGAGAGGAGCAGAGATACACATGCCGTGTGCATCACGAGGGGCTTCAGGAGCCCCTCACCCTGAGATGGG AACCTCCTCAGACCTCCTTCCTCACTGTGGGCATCATTGTTGGCCTGGTTCTCCTCATGGTGGCTGTGGTGGCTGGAGCTGTGATCTGGAGGAAGAAGCGCTCAg GTGAAAAAGGACGGATCTACACCCGGGCTGCAA GCAGTGACAGTGCCCAGAGCTCTGATGTGTCTCTCACGGTTCCTAAAG TGTGA
- the LOC133059719 gene encoding BOLA class I histocompatibility antigen, alpha chain BL3-7-like isoform X2: protein MRLQFSLPLGAPFLKNQSASPRSPPTRPDASSQTQRLRVMGPRTLLLLLSGILVLTETRAGSHSLRYFLTAVSRPGLGEPRFITVGYVDDTQFVRFDSDAPNPRMEPRALWVEQEGPEYWDQQTRIAEDVAQSFRANLNTLRGYYNQSEAGEQRGPGSRSRPPSPGTGGVAPSLQVRGSPQHCGTRPAPPPGRSRRDLTRDYLALNEDLRSWTAADTAAQITKRKWEAAGVAEEHRNYLEGGCGEWLLRYLENGKDTLLRADPPKAHVTHHPISDREVTLRCWAMGFYPEEISLTWQHSGEDQTQDMELVETRPSGDKTFQKWAALVVPSGEEQRYTCRVHHEGLQEPLTLRWEPPQTSFLTVGIIVGLVLLMVAVVAGAVIWRKKRSGEKGRIYTRAASSDSAQSSDVSLTVPKGGFFTN, encoded by the exons ATGCGGCTCCAGTTCTCATTGCCACTGGGTGCCCCGTTTCTAAAAAACCAATCAGCGTCTCCGCGGTCTCCACCGACCCGCCCAGATGCTTCTTCCCAGACCCAGAGGCTGCGAGTCATGGGGCCGCGAACCCTTCTCCTGCTCCTTTCGGGGATCCTGGTCCTGACCGAGACCCGGGCTG gctcCCACTCCCTGAGGTATTTCCTCACCGCCGTGTCCCGGCCCGGCCTTGGGGAGCCCCGCTTCATCACCGTCGGCTACGTGGACGACACGCAGTTCGTGCGGTTCGACAGCGACGCCCCGAATCCGAGGATGGAGCCGCGGGCGCTGTGGGTGGAGCAGGAGGGACCCGAGTATTGGGATCAGCAGACGCGGATAGCCGAGGACGTCGCACAGAGTTTCCGAGCGAACCTGAACACCCTGCGCGGCTACTACAACCAGAGCGAGGCCGGTGAGCAACGTGGGCCCGGGTCCAGGTCACGACCCCCATCCCCAGGGACCGGCGGGGTCGCCCCGAGTCTGCAGGTCCGAGGGTCACCCCAACACTGCGGAACACGCCCGGCACCCCCACCCGGGAGGAGCCGCAGGGACTTGACCAG AGATTACCTCGCCCTGAACGAGGACCTGCGCTCCTGGACCGCGGCGGACACGGCGGCTCAGATCACCAAGCGCAAGTGGGAGGCGGCAGGTGTTGCGGAGGAACACAGGAACTACCTGGAGGGCGGGTGCGGCGAGTGGCTCCTCAGATACCTGGAGAACGGGAAGGACACGCTGCTGCGCGCAG ACCCTCCAAAGGCACATGTGACCCATCACCCCATCTCTGACCGTGAGGTCACCCTGAGGTGCTGGGCCATGGGCTTCTACCCTGAGGAGATCTCACTGACCTGGCAGCACAGTGGGGAGGACCAGACCCAGGACATGGAGCTTGTGGAGACCAGGCCTTCAGGGGACAAGACCTTCCAGAAGTGGGCGGCCCTGGTGGTGCCTTCTGGAGAGGAGCAGAGATACACATGCCGTGTGCATCACGAGGGGCTTCAGGAGCCCCTCACCCTGAGATGGG AACCTCCTCAGACCTCCTTCCTCACTGTGGGCATCATTGTTGGCCTGGTTCTCCTCATGGTGGCTGTGGTGGCTGGAGCTGTGATCTGGAGGAAGAAGCGCTCAg GTGAAAAAGGACGGATCTACACCCGGGCTGCAA GCAGTGACAGTGCCCAGAGCTCTGATGTGTCTCTCACGGTTCCTAAAG gtggattctttaccaactga
- the LOC133059719 gene encoding BOLA class I histocompatibility antigen, alpha chain BL3-7-like isoform X1, which translates to MRLQFSLPLGAPFLKNQSASPRSPPTRPDASSQTQRLRVMGPRTLLLLLSGILVLTETRAGSHSLRYFLTAVSRPGLGEPRFITVGYVDDTQFVRFDSDAPNPRMEPRALWVEQEGPEYWDQQTRIAEDVAQSFRANLNTLRGYYNQSEAGEQRGPGSRSRPPSPGTGGVAPSLQVRGSPQHCGTRPAPPPGRSRRDLTRDYLALNEDLRSWTAADTAAQITKRKWEAAGVAEEHRNYLEGGCGEWLLRYLENGKDTLLRADPPKAHVTHHPISDREVTLRCWAMGFYPEEISLTWQHSGEDQTQDMELVETRPSGDKTFQKWAALVVPSGEEQRYTCRVHHEGLQEPLTLRWEPPQTSFLTVGIIVGLVLLMVAVVAGAVIWRKKRSGEKGRIYTRAASSDSAQSSDVSLTVPKGEILEGLDWKGDWGRGDTLGSWDL; encoded by the exons ATGCGGCTCCAGTTCTCATTGCCACTGGGTGCCCCGTTTCTAAAAAACCAATCAGCGTCTCCGCGGTCTCCACCGACCCGCCCAGATGCTTCTTCCCAGACCCAGAGGCTGCGAGTCATGGGGCCGCGAACCCTTCTCCTGCTCCTTTCGGGGATCCTGGTCCTGACCGAGACCCGGGCTG gctcCCACTCCCTGAGGTATTTCCTCACCGCCGTGTCCCGGCCCGGCCTTGGGGAGCCCCGCTTCATCACCGTCGGCTACGTGGACGACACGCAGTTCGTGCGGTTCGACAGCGACGCCCCGAATCCGAGGATGGAGCCGCGGGCGCTGTGGGTGGAGCAGGAGGGACCCGAGTATTGGGATCAGCAGACGCGGATAGCCGAGGACGTCGCACAGAGTTTCCGAGCGAACCTGAACACCCTGCGCGGCTACTACAACCAGAGCGAGGCCGGTGAGCAACGTGGGCCCGGGTCCAGGTCACGACCCCCATCCCCAGGGACCGGCGGGGTCGCCCCGAGTCTGCAGGTCCGAGGGTCACCCCAACACTGCGGAACACGCCCGGCACCCCCACCCGGGAGGAGCCGCAGGGACTTGACCAG AGATTACCTCGCCCTGAACGAGGACCTGCGCTCCTGGACCGCGGCGGACACGGCGGCTCAGATCACCAAGCGCAAGTGGGAGGCGGCAGGTGTTGCGGAGGAACACAGGAACTACCTGGAGGGCGGGTGCGGCGAGTGGCTCCTCAGATACCTGGAGAACGGGAAGGACACGCTGCTGCGCGCAG ACCCTCCAAAGGCACATGTGACCCATCACCCCATCTCTGACCGTGAGGTCACCCTGAGGTGCTGGGCCATGGGCTTCTACCCTGAGGAGATCTCACTGACCTGGCAGCACAGTGGGGAGGACCAGACCCAGGACATGGAGCTTGTGGAGACCAGGCCTTCAGGGGACAAGACCTTCCAGAAGTGGGCGGCCCTGGTGGTGCCTTCTGGAGAGGAGCAGAGATACACATGCCGTGTGCATCACGAGGGGCTTCAGGAGCCCCTCACCCTGAGATGGG AACCTCCTCAGACCTCCTTCCTCACTGTGGGCATCATTGTTGGCCTGGTTCTCCTCATGGTGGCTGTGGTGGCTGGAGCTGTGATCTGGAGGAAGAAGCGCTCAg GTGAAAAAGGACGGATCTACACCCGGGCTGCAA GCAGTGACAGTGCCCAGAGCTCTGATGTGTCTCTCACGGTTCCTAAAGGTGAGATCCTGGAGGGTCTAGATTGGAAGGGGGATTGGGGCAGAGGGGACACATTGGGCAGCTGGGATCTTTGA